The following are from one region of the Populus trichocarpa isolate Nisqually-1 chromosome 8, P.trichocarpa_v4.1, whole genome shotgun sequence genome:
- the LOC18101736 gene encoding 50S ribosomal protein L3-2, mitochondrial produces MSALSRGLISRLYRILSANSRTPPTATTKFYLLRCFSADALIDGSQVEYHQQSRIIEAKPGVMTPNSKRTGVVAVKCGMTALWDKWGARIPITVLWVDDNIVSQVKTVEKEGFFALQVACGQKKEKHLTKPEVGHFRAQGVPMKRKLREFPVTEDALLPVGTYVGVRHFVPGQFVDVAGITMGKGFQGGMKRHGFKGGPASHGASLSHRSIGSTGQRDAPGKVFKGKKMPGRMGGVQRTVKNVWVYKIDPARNLMWVKGQVPGAEGNFVFIKDSVYKKPDIQMLPFPTYFGAEDDDNAEPLVADLGEVDPFMVAD; encoded by the exons ATGTCGGCCTTATCGAGAGGCCTCATTTCTCGTCTCTATCGGATACTGTCAGCCAATTCAAGAACACCtccaacagcaacaacaaagttCTACCTCTTAAGATGTTTCAGCGCTGATGCTCTGATCGATGGGTCCCAGGTTGAGTACCATCAACAAAGCCGGATCATTGAAGCAAAACCGGGTGTAATGACCCCAAATTCAAAGCGAACAGGAGTCGTTGCGGTTAAATGTGGAATGACTGCTCTTTGGGATAAATGGGGTGCTAGGATTCCTATTACTGTCTTATGGGTCGATGATAATATTGTCTCTCAAGTTAAAACTGTTGAAAAAGAAGGCTTCTTTGctttgcag GTTGCTTGCGGGCAGAAGAAAGAGAAGCATTTGACGAAGCCGGAAGTGGGTCATTTTAGAGCTCAAGGTGTCCCCATGAAGAGGAAATTAAGGGAGTTTCCTGTTACAGAAGATGCTCTTCTTCCTGTTGGTACTTATGTTGGCGTTCGACATTTTGTTCCTGGTCAATTTGTTGATGTCGCTGGAATCACTATGGGTAAAGGTTTTCAG gGTGGTATGAAAAGGCATGGATTTAAAGGAGGGCCAGCAAGTCACGGTGCATCCTTATCGCATCGAAGCATTGGTTCTACTGGTCAGAGGGATGCTCCTGGGAAG GTATTTAAAGGCAAAAAGATGCCTGGGCGCATGGGTGGAGTTCAGAGAACGGTTAAAAATGTTTGGGTCTACAAAATAGATCCTGCAAGGAACCTGATGTGGGTGAAAGGCCAA gtCCCTGGAGCTGAAGGGAACTTTGTGTTCATAAAAGATTCTGTTTACAAGAAACCTGATATTCAGATGCTTCCATTCCCAACTTACTTTGGTGCAGAAGATGATGATAATGCAGAACCTCTAGTTGCTGATCTTGGAGAAGTGGATCCGTTTATGGTTGCAGATTAG